From Rutidosis leptorrhynchoides isolate AG116_Rl617_1_P2 chromosome 3, CSIRO_AGI_Rlap_v1, whole genome shotgun sequence, a single genomic window includes:
- the LOC139895930 gene encoding amino acid transporter AVT1C-like: MKNSESEQAFFIESDEDDEDKDSNRGEDDGNESEYSNYSDDIPQHHEKPSSLNPSWPQSYRQSIDLYSSVPSPSLNFLGTPTLSRLGSSFVSSSLTQRHTPEILPTLGKPLLAPATDNQQPQERRSSHSLLPPRRGSSAKKLPHVHKSSKVSHELPLSSQSSFGQSVLNGINVLCGVGLLSVPYAVREGGWVGLILLVVFGVLSFYTGLLLRYCLDSQPGLETYPDVGQAAFGTTGRLIISIILYVELYACCVEYIILESDNLSALFPNAHLSFGGYILNAHYLFAITIAIAVLPTVYLRNMSVLSYISAGGVIASILVAVCLFWVGFVDDIGFQIETTRTLNLSSFPVAIGLYGYCYSGHAVFPNIYTSMAKKSQFPAVLLTSFGICGVLYAVVAVMGYLMFGETTESQFTLNLPTNLVASNIAVWTTVVNPFTKYALTISPVAMSLEELLPSNKSYFYSILIRTGLVLSTLIVALTIPFFGLVMSLIGSLLTMMVTLILPCVCFLSILGRKTTHLQVSFCVLTIVVGVVSSAFGTYTSLSEIFKQLF, from the exons ATGAAGAATTCAGAATCAGAGCAAGCTTTTTTTATTGAGAGTGATGAGGATGATGAAGACAAGGATTCCAATAGAGGTGAAGATGATGGTAATGAATCCGAATATTCGAATTATTCGGATGATATTCCTCAACATCACGAAAAACCTAGTTCTTTAAACCCTTCATGGCCTCAAAGTTACAG GCAATCGATCGATTTGTACAGTAGTGTACCATCGCCGAGCCTGAATTTTCTCGGGACACCTACTTTATCGCGATTAGGAAGTTCGTTCGTTTCATCATCGTTGACTCAAAGACACACACCTGAGATACTTCCAACTTTGGGCAAACCTCTCTTGGCACCGGCGACAGATAACCAGCAGCCGCAAGAACGGCGTAGTTCTCATTCTTTACTTCCTCCTCGACGAGGTTCATCTGCCAAAAAACTGCCTCATGTTCACAAATCATCTAAGGTTTCGCACGAACTTCCGCTTTCAAGTCAGAGCTCATTCGGTCAATCTGTGCTTAATG GCATAAATGTTCTTTGTGGAGTAGGACTTCTTTCAGTTCCTTATGCGGTTCGAGAAGGAGGATGGGTTGGACTTATATTATTGGTTGTGTTTGGGGTCCTTTCTTTTTACACCGGCTTACTCCTTCGATACTGCTTGGATAGTCAACCTGGCCTCGAGACTTATCCAGATGTCGGTCAGGCTGCCTTTGGCACCACGGGTCGTCTCATCATATCT ATAATTTTGTACGTCGAGTTATAT GCATGTTGCGTTGAATATATAATATTAGAGAGCGATAATCTATCTGCTCTGTTTCCAAATGCACATTTAAGTTTCGGAGGATATATACTCAATGCGCATTATTTATTTGCTATAACGATCGCCATAGCTGTGCTACCTACAGTTTACCTTCGCAATATGAGTGTCCTCAGTTACATCTCCG CTGGAGGAGTTATCGCATCAATTCTTGTTGCCGTTTGTTTGTTCTGGGTTGGTTTCGTGGATGACATTGGTTTTCAAATCGAAACAACAAGGACCTTAAACCTTTCCAGTTTTCCAGTAGCTATAGGTCTTTACGGTTACTGTTATTCAGGACATGCCGTTTTTCCTAATATATACACATCAATGGCGAAAAAAAGTCAATTTCCTGCTGTCCTCTTAACTAG CTTCGGAATATGTGGTGTTCTTTATGCTGTAGTCGCCGTAATGGGATATCTGATGTTTGGGGAAACAACAGAATCACAGTTTACTCTTAACCTGCCAACAAATTTGGTCGCATCCAATATTGCCGTTTGGACCACG GTAGTCAATCCATTTACCAAATACGCTTTGACTATATCACCTGTTGCTATGAGTCTTGAGGAGTTGCTACCATCGAATAAGTCTTATTTTTATTCGATTCTCATTAGAACGGGTTTAGTGTTATCTACATTGATTGTAGCCCTCACCATTCCGTTTTTTG GTCTTGTGATGTCACTTATCGGATCTTTATTGACCATGATGGTG ACGTTAATTCTTCCGTGCGTTTGCTTTTTGAGCATCCTAGGGAGAAAGACAACCCACTTACAG GTGTCATTCTGTGTATTGACCATCGTTGTTGGCGTGGTCTCATCAGCTTTTGGAACGTATACGTCGCTATCTGAAATCTTTAAACAGTTGTTCTGA
- the LOC139895929 gene encoding amino acid transporter AVT1C-like, with translation MKKSESEQAFIMESDEDENNESNRGEYDWNYSEYSNHSDDIPQHQEKPSSLNPSWPQSYRQSIDLYSSVPSPSLNFLGTPTLSRLGSSFLSSTLSRRHTPEILPTLGKPLLAPETGNQQPHDRRSSHSLLPPRRGSSARKLPHVHKSSKVSHELPLTGQSSFSQTVLNGVNVLCGVGLLSIPYAVREGGWIGLLLLLLYGVLSFYTGILLRYCLDSQPGLETYPDIGQAAFGTTGRLIISIILYIELYASCVEYVILESDNLSALFPNVHLNIGGYILNAHYLFAIAMAITVLPTVYLRNMSVLSYISAGGVIASILVTICLSWISFVDDVGFQIETTRMLNLSSFPVAIGLYGFCYSGHAVFPNIYTSMAKKSQFPAVLLTSFGICGVLYVVVAVLGYMMFGETTESQFTLNLPTNLVASNIAVWTTVVNPFTKYALTMSPVAMSLEELLPSDKSYVYSILIRTGLVLSTLIVALSVPFFGLVLSLIGSLLTMMVTFILPCVCYLSILRGKTTLFQVSFCVLTVVVGLVSSAIGTYTSLSEIFKQLF, from the exons ATGAAGAAATCAGAATCCGAGCAAGCTTTTATTATGGAGAGCGATGAAGATGAAAACAATGAGTCTAATAGAGGTGAATATGACTGGAATTATTCCGAATATTCGAATCATTCAGACGATATCCCTCAACATCAGGAAAAACCGAGCTCTTTAAACCCTTCATGGCCTCAAAGTTACAG GCAATCCATAGATTTGTATAGTAGTGTACCATCACCAAGCCTCAATTTTCTTGGGACACCTACTTTATCGAGACTAGGAAGTTCATTCCTTTCATCAACATTGAGTAGAAGACACACTCCTGAAATACTTCCAACTTTGGGCAAACCTCTTTTGGCACCGGAAACAGGCAACCAGCAGCCACACGATCGGCGTAGCTCTCATTCTCTTCTTCCTCCACGACGAGGTTCGTCTGCTAGAAAGTTGCCACATGTTCACAAATCATCTAAGGTTTCACATGAACTCCCACTTACCGGTCAGAGCTCATTCAGTCAAACTGTGCTTAATG GCGTAAATGTTCTTTGTGGAGTAGGACTTCTTTCAATTCCTTATGCAGTCCGAGAAGGAGGATGGATTGGCCTTTTATTATTGCTTCTATATGGTGTCCTTTCTTTCTACACCGGTATCCTCCTTCGATACTGCTTGGATAGTCAACCTGGGCTCGAGACTTATCCAGATATTGGTCAGGCTGCCTTTGGCACCACTGGACGTCTCATCATATCC ATAATTTTGTACATAGAGTTGTAT GCATCATGTGTTGAATATGTAATCTTAGAAAGTGATAATCTATCTGCTCTGTTTCCGAATGTACATTTAAATATTGGAGGATACATACTCAATGCACATTATTTATTTGCAATTGCGATGGCTATAACTGTGCTACCTACAGTTTACCTTCGCAATATGAGCGTTCTCAGTTACATCTCTG CTGGAGGAGTTATCGCATCAATTCTTGTTACAATTTGTTTGTCCTGGATTAGTTTCGTGGATGACGTTGGTTTTCAAATTGAAACGACAAGGATGTTAAACCTTTCTAGTTTTCCGGTAGCTATAGGGCTTTATGGTTTCTGTTATTCAGGACACGCCGTCTTTCCTAATATATACACATCAATGGCGAAAAAGAGTCAATTTCCTGCCGTCCTCTTAACTAGCTTTGGAATATGTGGTGTTCTTTATGTTGTTGTCGCTGTACTAGGGTATATGATGTTTGGGGAAACAACAGAATCACAGTTTACTCTTAACCTGCCAACAAATTTGGTCGCATCCAATATTGCCGTGTGGACCACA GTAGTTAATCCATTTACCAAATACGCTTTGACTATGTCTCCTGTTGCTATGAGTCTTGAGGAGTTGCTACCTTCGGATAAGTCTTATGTATATTCCATTCTCATTAGAACTGGTTTAGTGTTATCTACATTGATTGTCGCCCTCTCCGTTCCCTTTTTTG GTCTTGTGTTGTCACTTATCGGATCTTTACTTACTATGATGGTG ACGTTCATTCTTCCGTGCGTTTGCTATTTAAGCATCCTAAGGGGAAAGACAACCCTCTTTCAG GTGTCATTCTGTGTATTGACCGTCGTTGTTGGCCTTGTATCATCAGCTATTGGAACGTATACATCGCTATCTGAGATCTTTAAACAGTTGTTTTGA